Proteins encoded together in one Prunus dulcis chromosome 3, ALMONDv2, whole genome shotgun sequence window:
- the LOC117623221 gene encoding uncharacterized protein LOC117623221: MCATRGAWIAAVSVGAVEALKDQGFCRWSYTMRSLIQHAKNNMRSFLQAKELSSSSSAMVLNKMNSEQKNQAEDSLRKVMYLSCWGPY; the protein is encoded by the coding sequence ATGTGTGCAACAAGAGGAGCTTGGATCGCAGCGGTTAGTGTTGGAGCTGTTGAGGCTTTGAAAGATCAAGGCTTCTGCAGATGGAGTTACACCATGAGGTCTTTGATCCAGCATGCCAAGAACAATATGAGATCGTTCTTACAAGCCAAGGagctctcttcttcttcttctgctatGGTTTTGAACAAAATGAATTCTGAACAGAAGAACCAAGCTGAGGATTCTCTAAGAAAAGTCATGTACTTGAGCTGTTGGGGTCCTTATTGA